The following proteins are encoded in a genomic region of Diadema setosum chromosome 10, eeDiaSeto1, whole genome shotgun sequence:
- the LOC140234522 gene encoding transmembrane protein 65-like has product MRPCASNNTIIQANSIGSISSPLKNTLLSHVNPGFAINCRSAFTISSRRSRKLDTPKRSRDFISTLRRDERETLFEELLKYHNYKASLKSGIAAGNITSDLPQQPAAPLPTSQQLRLVAFSNALPFIGFGFFDNAIMIIAGDYIDMTIGAALSISTMAAAGMGNMISDVAGIGLAGTVEAAVSRVGPQVPELTPEQLDMNRTRWTASIARALGIMVGCLIGMFPLLFLTTKEDQEEKEAAT; this is encoded by the exons ATGCGACCATGTGCATCTAACAACACTATCATCCAGGCCAACAGTATCGGGTCAATATCCAGTCCTCTCAAAAATACTCTCCTGTCTCATGTGAACCCTGGATTTGCCATTAATTGCCGATCTGCATTCACGATATCATCACGGCGATCTCGGAAACTGGACACGCCGAAGAGATCACGAGATTTCATCTCCACCTTGAGAAGGGATGAGCGAGAAACTCTCTTCGAAGAACTTTTGAAGTATCACAACTACAAAGCCAGTCTCAAAAGTGGCATTGCAGCTGGGAATATTACTTCAG atcTTCCACAGCAACCAGCGGCACCGTTACCCACCAGTCAACAACTGAGGTTGG TTGCCTTCAGCAATGCTCTCCCATTCATCGGGTTTGGATTCTTCGACAATGCCATCATGATAATCGCT GGGGATTACATCGATATGACCATAGGTGCAGCCCTCAGCATATCCACAATGGCTG CTGCTGGCATGGGCAATATGATTTCAGATGTGGCTGGCATTGG GCTAGCTGGCACTGTTGAAGCCGCAGTGTCCAGAGTAGGGCCCCAAGTGCCAGAACTGACCCCTGAACAGCTGGACATGAACAGGACAAGATGGACTGCAAGCATA GCTCGTGCTCTTGGAATCATGGTGGGCTGCTTGATCGGGATGTTCCCGCTCCTCTTCCTGACCACCAAGGAGGACCAGGAGGAAAAGGAGGCTGCAACATGA